A single window of Malus sylvestris chromosome 5, drMalSylv7.2, whole genome shotgun sequence DNA harbors:
- the LOC126623033 gene encoding cysteine-rich receptor-like protein kinase 25 isoform X23 → MLMKMSMILLLFLSMLSLLSLITSNETGQFLAISCPNNTTTFTSNTGWYFPTFHESFQSNLNEVLNTLISPAAPDTGFYNTTAGLNSTEKAYGLFLCQGYVSTDVCKDCVTAASIMAAQRCAYRINVIVWYAHCMLRYSNESLSTLYESPSISAWNEQNATEWNRFNQVLGKSMNEVVTEATNTANKFAMKQANISRFLSVYSVAQCTWDLSEVDCNRCLKLAVSRLRSCCEGRKGGRVLMPSCNVRFEIYPFYLQNATSEPAPAPKALPPPAPKGRRKHLSTIIIAVGCVGITLLVVSLVLVASGYCFPGRRERKKNDEALQHENGKQQDMRTAESLQFPLGTLETATNKFSEDNKLGEGGFGAVFKGMLINGQEIAVKRLSKSSGQGVQEFKNEVVLVAKLQHRNLVRLLGFCLEGEETLLVYENVPNKSLDYFLFEHKKRGQLDWLSRTMIIGGIARGILYLHEDSRLRVIHRDLKAGNILLDSNMNPKISDFGMARMFGVDDQTEGNTKRIVGTYGYMAPEYAMEGLYSVKSDVFSFGVLLLEIITGRRNFLGFHRTNCGPTLIGYAWQLWNETKGLELMDPLLKDSCSPNEFLRYIHIGLLCVQEDANNRPTMSSVVHMLKSETISLSRPEKPAFFTGRYVDHHDQVRAQDCSANGFTISIDFPR, encoded by the exons ATGCTGATGAAGATGTCCATGATCCTTTTGTTGTTTCTCTCCATGCTTAGCTTGCTCAGTTTGATCACCAGTAATGAAACTGGTCAATTTCTAGCCATTAGCTGCCCAAATAACACAACCACTTTCACCTCCAACACAGGCTGGTACTTTCCCACCTTCCACGAGAGCTTCCAATCCAATCTCAACGAAGTCCTCAACACCCTTATCTCTCCCGCTGCCCCTGACACCGGCTTTTACAACACCACGGCGGGCTTAAATTCTACGGAAAAAGCCTACGGCCTCTTTCTCTGCCAAGGATATGTCTCTACCGACGTTTGCAAAGATTGCGTGACTGCTGCAAGCATAATGGCAGCACAACGCTGTGCCTACCGAATAAATGTAATTGTATGGTACGCCCACTGCATGCTACGCTACTCAAACGAGTCCTTATCCACCTTGTACGAATCGCCGTCCATCTCCGCGTGGAACGAGCAGAACGCAACCGAATGGAATCGGTTCAACCAGGTTCTGGGGAAAAGTATGAACGAGGTGGTCACCGAGGCTACTAATACTGCCAACAAGTTTGCAATGAAACAGGCAAATATTAGTAGGTTTCTTTCTGTGTACAGCGTCGCACAGTGCACATGGGATCTATCTGAAGTGGATTGCAACCGGTGTTTAAAGCTTGCCGTCTCGAGATTGCGGAGCTGTTGTGAAGGAAGGAAAGGGGGACGAGTTTTGATGCCGAGCTGTAACGTTAGGTTTGAAATTTATCCCTTTTACCTCCAAAACGCCACCTCAGAACCGGCGCCTGCACCGAAGGCTCTTCCTCCTCCTGCACCTAAAG GAAGAAGGAAACACCTCTCTACAATTATCATTGCCGTCGGGTGTGTTGGCATTACTCTTCTAGTTGTCTCTCTAGTTCTTGTAGCATCGGGCTACTGCTTTCCGGgcagaagagaaagaaagaagaatgatGAGGCTCTACAACATGAAAATGGCAAACAGCAAG ATATGAGGACGGCTGAGTCCTTGCAATTTCCTTTGGGAACTCTCGAAACTGCCACAAATAAGTTCTCCGAAGATAACAAGTTAGGCGAAGGTGGATTCGGTGCAGTTTTCAAG GGAATGCTTATTAATGGACAAGAAATAGCAGTAAAGAGGCTGTCAAAAAGCTCCGGACAAGGTGTACAAGAATTTAAGAATGAGGTAGTATTGGTAGCCAAGCTTCAACACAGAAATCTTGTCAGGCTTTTAGGATTTTGCTTGGAAGGAGAAGAAACCTTACTTGTTTATGAAAATGTGCCCAACAAAAGCCTTGATTATTTTCTATTTG AACATAAAAAACGAGGACAACTAGATTGGTTGAGCCGCACCATGATAATTGGAGGAATTGCTCGAGGAATTTTGTATCTCCATGAAGATTCGAGGCTTAGAGTTATACATCGTGATTTGAAAGCTGGCAACATTTTATTAGACAGCAACATGAACCCGAAAATATCAGATTTTGGGATGGCTAGAATGTTTGGAGTTGATGATCAAACTGAAGGAAATACCAAAAGAATTGTTGGCACTTA TGGTTACATGGCTCCAGAATATGCTATGGAAGGGTTGTATTCAGTAAAATCGGATGTCTTCAGCTTCGGAGTACTTCTGCTTGAGATCATAACGGGGAGAAGGAACTTTTTAGGCTTTCATCGCACTAATTGTGGACCTACTCTTATAGGTTAT GCTTGGCAATTATGGAATGAAACGAAAGGCTTGGAGTTGATGGATCCCTTGTTAAAAGATTCATGCAGTCCAAATGAATTTTTGAGGTACATCCACATTGGATTATTGTGTGTTCAAGAGGATGCAAACAACAGGCCGACCATGTCATCAGTTGTTCATATGTTAAAAAGTGAAACTATTAGTCTTTCCAGACCTGAGAAACCAGCCTTCTTTACAGGGAGATATGTTGATCACCATGATCAAGTGCGTGCTCAAGATTGCTCAGCCAATGGTTTCACGATTTCTATCGATTTTCCTCGTTGA
- the LOC126623046 gene encoding uncharacterized protein LOC126623046 isoform X9 has protein sequence MASALRRLAAAFCYSPHLQFVRSLSPLRFGNSYRSFVSSASSEDSAPTGHPEFRQWKNGGGTFHKSACIDPTVFIEFGAVVHSKSVVGEHVCIGSGAVFGPSVTVGQSTKLGLPRRFVHYIFFG, from the exons ATGGCAAGCGCTCTTAGAAGACTTGCAGCTGCATTCTGCTACTCGCCACATCTCCAATTCGTCCGAAGCTTGTCTCCGTTGCGCTTTGGAAATAGTTACCGTTCCTTCGTGTCTTCGGCTTCGTCTG AGGACTCTGCTCCAACTGGTCATCCAGAATTCCGACAATGGAAGAACGGAGGTGGGACTTTCCACAAGTCTGCCTGCATTGACCCAACAGTTTTCATAGAGTTTGGAGCTGTTGTTCATTCAAAATCCGTTGTCGGCGAACATGTTTGTATTGGTTCTGGAGCTGTCTTTGGACCATCGGTTACAGTTGGGCAATCAACGAAATTGG GGTTGCCTAGAAGGTTTGTGCATTACATTTTTTTTGGATGA
- the LOC126623046 gene encoding uncharacterized protein LOC126623046 isoform X10, giving the protein MASALRRLAAAFCYSPHLQFVRSLSPLRFGNSYRSFVSSASSEDSAPTGHPEFRQWKNGGGTFHKSACIDPTVFIEFGAVVHSKSVVGEHVCIGSGAVFGPSVTVGQSTKLATMWHSVIAA; this is encoded by the exons ATGGCAAGCGCTCTTAGAAGACTTGCAGCTGCATTCTGCTACTCGCCACATCTCCAATTCGTCCGAAGCTTGTCTCCGTTGCGCTTTGGAAATAGTTACCGTTCCTTCGTGTCTTCGGCTTCGTCTG AGGACTCTGCTCCAACTGGTCATCCAGAATTCCGACAATGGAAGAACGGAGGTGGGACTTTCCACAAGTCTGCCTGCATTGACCCAACAGTTTTCATAGAGTTTGGAGCTGTTGTTCATTCAAAATCCGTTGTCGGCGAACATGTTTGTATTGGTTCTGGAGCTGTCTTTGGACCATCGGTTACAGTTGGGCAATCAACGAAATTGG CTACAATGTGGCACTCAGTAATTGCAGCATAG
- the LOC126623046 gene encoding uncharacterized protein LOC126623046 isoform X5 yields MASALRRLAAAFCYSPHLQFVRSLSPLRFGNSYRSFVSSASSEDSAPTGHPEFRQWKNGGGTFHKSACIDPTVFIEFGAVVHSKSVVGEHVCIGSGAVFGPSVTVGQSTKLGAGGGRAFGAGAGSEVAFWR; encoded by the exons ATGGCAAGCGCTCTTAGAAGACTTGCAGCTGCATTCTGCTACTCGCCACATCTCCAATTCGTCCGAAGCTTGTCTCCGTTGCGCTTTGGAAATAGTTACCGTTCCTTCGTGTCTTCGGCTTCGTCTG AGGACTCTGCTCCAACTGGTCATCCAGAATTCCGACAATGGAAGAACGGAGGTGGGACTTTCCACAAGTCTGCCTGCATTGACCCAACAGTTTTCATAGAGTTTGGAGCTGTTGTTCATTCAAAATCCGTTGTCGGCGAACATGTTTGTATTGGTTCTGGAGCTGTCTTTGGACCATCGGTTACAGTTGGGCAATCAACGAAATTGG GTGCAGGAGGAGGAAGAGCCTTCGGTGCAGGCGCCGGTTCTGAG